Genomic DNA from Paenibacillus donghaensis:
GGCGAAGCCTTCAGCGGTTCGCAGGACCCCCGCGCCGCCGGGAACGGCTCGATCATGCGGCTGGCCCCGGCAGTGATGTTCTATGCTGCAGACCCGGCAGCGGCGCTGGACTATGCGGTAAGCAGCTCCAGAACGACGCATGCCGCCAGGGAGTGCCTGGATGCCTGCCGGCTGATGGGGGCCTATCTGCTGGCCGCGCTGCACGGCTGGAGCAAGCTCGAGATGCTGGAGCCGCAGGCTTTCAGCGAGTGGCTTCAGGAGGATGGGCTTGCGCCCGGCATCCTGAGCATTAAGCATGGCTCCTACAAGCTGAAGCAGCCGCCGGAGATTCAAGGCTCCGGTTATGTGGTGAAGTCGCTGGAGGCGGCGCTGTGGGCGTTCCACAATTCCTCCAGCTTTGAGGAGGGAGCGCTGCTTGCCGTGAATCTGGGAGACGATGCTGATACCACCGGCGCGGTGTACGGCCAGATCGCAGGAGCCTATTATGGTCTCGACGGCCTGCCGGCCTCATGGAGAGAGAAGCTGGCGATGCGGGAGCTAATCGAGAATTACGCGGTCCGCTTGTATGCAGAGCGGGCAGATGGGGTGAGAGTATAGAGCGGGTACGAAGAGTGGAGATCAATAAGAGGTAAATTCTATAAATATCGCATTCGTTCTAACTTGTTGGTGCAGGATCTTCAGCACTGAGCACTTTAAGACTTCAGCATGAAGTGGGGTCCTCAATAGCCATAGATTTCTGAACATCGCGAGCGTCCAGCCTATCTGTTAAGTGCAAAAGTGCAACTAAATTCCGCCTATTGCAGAGCTTTCAACTAATTAATTGCAAAACGGGTTACTACTTAGGCCCAACGAAGAATGATAGGGAAAATCTACCGCTAGTTGGTCTCAGAATGGGGATTCGATGGGGTTATAGGGAGTTTCTACCGCTAATTACGTGCTATCCGCTTCATAATGCCCTCGAAAGCCAATTTAGTGGTAACTTTCCCTATATGACATGAAAACCAAACACTAGCTGGGAGTTAACGGTAGATTTTCCCCATAGCCACCTACGTGTTTGGACTTAGAACGCTCAAATCTATACAAGTGGAAACGGCTACGCCGTCCTTTTATAGGACGGGGCGTATCAGCGAGAAAGATAAGGGGCATTCATTGCGCGAAGCATATAAATTCTTATCTTTTGGGAAAAAACCGGGTCCTAAGTAGTAACCAAAACTGCAACTAATCCAGCCCATTTGAGTGTAAACCCCTCCGAGTATGGATTTAGTTGCACTTTTGACACTTATTTCTTTATATTCCAACAAAAGGGCAGAATTAAGTGCTGATTTATATCTATTTACTTGAAGAGAAACCCTCGCGAGCCAATGTGGAGGAAAATAAGGGATAAATCCCATAAATTCTGCGTTCGCGAGCCAATGTGGAGGAAAATAAGGGATATATCCCGTGAATGTTGCGTTCGTGAGCCAATGTGAAGGAAAATAAGGGATAAATCCCATAAATTCTGCGTTCGCGAGCCAATGTGGAGGAAGATAAGGGATAAATCCCATAAATTCTGCGTTCGTGAGCCAATGTGGAACGAAATAAGGGATATATCCCATAAATGCTCCTACTTATGCGCCTGCAAGCTACCGCTCACCGCCATCGCCGACGACCACACTCGCCGCTCACCCTCATCAACCCTGGCAGACAGTATACAAAAAAGACGGCCACAAGCCCCGAAAGGGCGAGCAGCCGTCTTTGTGTTGCGTTGGCGTTTATTGTCCACCCGCATCGGTGTCGATCTCCGCTCCGGCCGCATTGTCAACGCCAGCATCCGCTTCAGCATCAAGTTCAGTTTCATTTACAGTCCCTGAGCCAAGGCTCTCTATACTGTCTACTACAAATATTGGTACATATTGCTCCCCGGCTTCAGTGATAATGTAGTCGCTGCCGTACTGATACTGGCCGCTGATTACACTATTGCCTGTGGCGCC
This window encodes:
- a CDS encoding ADP-ribosylglycohydrolase family protein is translated as MTLDINRYQGCLSGLALGDALGTTVEFQAPGTFVPVEDIVGGGVFGLQPGQWTDDTSMALCLADSLLTRQGFDPADQMDRYVKWFRAGYLSSTGTCFDIGNSTQAALQHYESSGEAFSGSQDPRAAGNGSIMRLAPAVMFYAADPAAALDYAVSSSRTTHAARECLDACRLMGAYLLAALHGWSKLEMLEPQAFSEWLQEDGLAPGILSIKHGSYKLKQPPEIQGSGYVVKSLEAALWAFHNSSSFEEGALLAVNLGDDADTTGAVYGQIAGAYYGLDGLPASWREKLAMRELIENYAVRLYAERADGVRV